In Macadamia integrifolia cultivar HAES 741 chromosome 5, SCU_Mint_v3, whole genome shotgun sequence, a single window of DNA contains:
- the LOC122078257 gene encoding uncharacterized protein At4g22758-like, which yields MVVFRSMKTEELSQMHWLEILRKINDPFETSVAGESNSSGNHDRKLTKLLVNVTIEQSVGPVHLLLSPENTVEDLIKAALNVYVKEQRRPLLTHSDPQCFELHYSQFSLECLNRKEKLIDLGSRNFYLCSKRTNHVNSPCSDEAKKTAANKSPFPFPWTRLMDFLL from the exons ATGGTAGTCTTTCGATCGATGAAGACCGAAGAACTGTCTCAGATGCATTGGCTGGAGATCCTCCGTAAAATCAATGATCCTTTCGAAACATCCGTCGCCGGCGAGTCGAACTCGTCGGGCAATCACGATCGTAAGCTGACCAAGCTTCTGGTTAATGTTACGATCGAGCAGAGCGTAGGACCTGTTCATCTCCTGTTGTCGCCGGAGAATACTGTGGAAGATCTTATCAAAGCTGCTTTAAATGTTTACGTGAAAGAGCAGAGAAGACCGTTGTTGACTCATTCGGATCCTCAGTGTTTCGAGCTTCATTACTCCCAATTTAGCTTGGAAT GTTTGAACCGGAAGGAGAAGTTAATTGATTTGGGATCGAGGAATTTCTATTTGTGCTCAAAGCGGACCAACCACGTCAACTCACCGTGTTCGGACGAAGCCAAGAAGACGGCTGCTAATAAGTcaccatttccatttccatggACGAGGCTCATGGATTTCTTGCTATAA
- the LOC122079172 gene encoding ATP-dependent DNA helicase 2 subunit KU80 isoform X1: MARNKEGLILLLDVSPSMHNIIPEIEKVCSMLIQKKLIYGKSDEVGVVLFGTEDTDNELTKEVGGYEHVVVLRHIKVVDGDMIQALQKLPRGTAAGDFLDAIVVGMDMMIKKYGPTNKGKKRFCLLTNPLYCIKEPYEGTKEDQIDTIATQMNSHGMKLDCVILRGKLTGDADQRILDENDHLLNRFSKRTCGKLVYVESPTSLLGALRTRNISPVTVFRGDLELSPRMKIKVWVYKKTSEEKFPTLKKYSDKAPPTDRFATHEVKVDYEYKSVEDSDKVVPPEQRIKGYRYGPQVVPISSAEWDAVKFKPEKGVKLLGFTNASNIMRHYYMKDVYIFIAEPGNTRAIQAVSAIARAMKEMNKVAILRCVWRQGQGNVVVGVLTPNLSNQDNIPDSFYFNVLPFADDVREFQFPSFRSFPSSWQPNEQQQEAADNLVKMLDLAPTGKEEALHTDFTPNPVLERFYRFLELKSKQPGAAVPPLDNTLKRITEPDPELLSQNKSVVDELCKQFKLKENPKIKKLSKRMWREKPSRSNEERSVKDTGTDAQGGNLIKVERIGDLTPVQDFEAMMSRRDSTEWVIKAIGNMKGFIFNLLENSYEQDNYEKALECLTSLRKACVLEQEPKQFNDFLHDLYMSCQKTDLNSFCELLASKQVKLITKPEAIDSDVTEDEARNFMVKREPKIE; this comes from the exons ATGGCTCGAAATAAG GAAGGATTGATTTTGCTGCTCGATGTCAGTCCATCAATGCACAATATTATCCCCGAGATTGAAAAAGTCTGCTCCATGCTTATACAAAAGAAG CTAATTTATGGCAAAAGTGATGAAGTTGGAGTTGTTCTATTTGGAACTGAAG ACACTGATAATGAGCTGACAAAGGAAGTGGGTGGCTATGAACATGTCGTAGTGCTACGACATATCAAAGTTGTTGATGGAGATATGATTCAAGCTTTACAAAAGCTCCCCAGGGGAACTGCAGCTGGTGATT TTCTGGATGCAATTGTGGTGGGAATGGATATGATGATAAAGAAATATGGACCTACAAACAAGGGGAAGAAACGCTTTTGTCTTTTGACGAACCCATTGTACTGCATTAAAGAGCCGTATGAGGGAACAAAAGAGGATCAGATTGATACCATTGCTACACAAATGAATTCTCATGGCATGAAACTGGATTGTGTAATCTTGAGAGGCAAATTAACTGGTGATGCAGATCAAAGGATACTAGATGAGAATGATCATCTACTGAATCGATTTTCAAAGAGGACTTGTGGAAAACTGGTATATGTTGAAAGTCCTACATCCCTGTTAGGTGCTCTCAGAACTCGAAATATATCTCCTGTTACAGTATTCAGGGGTGACCTTGAATTAAGCCCCAGAATGAAAATCAAG GTGTGGGTTTACAAGAAAACCTCTGAGGAGAAGTTTCCCACACTAAAGAAGTATTCTGATAAAGCACCTCCAACTGATAGATTTGCTACTCATGAAGTTAAGGTAGATTATGAATATAAAAGCGTTGAAGATTCAGATAAAGTTGTACCCCCAGAACAAAGGATAAAAGGTTATCGCTATGGACCTCAAGTAGTCCCTATTTCATCTGCTGAATGGGATGCAGTAAAGTTCAAGCCAGAAAAGGGTGTGAAGCTTCTGGGATTTACAAATGCTTCTAACATAATGCG GCACTATTATATGAAAGATGTGTACATCTTCATTGCTGAACCCGGAAACACAAGGGCCATTCAAGCAGTTTCTGCAATAGCAAGAGCAATGAAGGAAATGAATAAGGTGGCGATTCTACGGTGTGTATGGAGACAAGGGCAGGGGAATGTCGTTGTTGGTGTTTTGACACCAAATTTGTCCAATCAGGATAACATT CCGGATTCGTTTTACTTCAATGTACTTCCTTTTGCTGACGATGTTCGAGAGTTTCAGTTTCCCTCCTTTAGGAGTTTCCCTTCATCGTGGCAGCCAAATGAACAACAGCAAGAGGCAGCGGATAACTTGGTCAAGATGCTTGACCTTGCACCAACAGGCAAAGAAGAAGCTTTGCATACTGATTTTACACCGAATCCTGTCTTGGAG CGCTTCTATCGATTTCTTGAATTAAAATCAAAGCAGCCAGGTGCCGCAGTTCCTCCACTTGACAACACTCTTAAAAGAATAACTGAACCTGATCCCGAACTTCTTTCTCAAAACAAGTCTGTCGTAGATGAACTTTGTAAGCAGTTTAAGCTCAAGGAAAATCCAAAG ATAAAGAAGTTATCTAAACGAATGTGGAGAGAAAAACCGTCAAGATCAAATGAGGAGAGGAGTGTGAAAGATACTGGTACTGATGCTCAAGGTGGCAATTTGATTAAGGTTGAGAGGATTGGAGATTTGACCCCTGTCCAAGATTTTGAAGCCATGATGTCACGTAGAGATAGCACGGAGTGGGTCATTAAGGCAATTGGCAATATGAAAGGTTTTATCTTTAACCTGCTGGAGAACTCCTATGAACAGGACAACTATGAAAAGGCATTGGAATGCTTAACTTCTCTTCGAAAAGCTTGCGTCCTTGAGCAG GAACCGAAACAGTTCAACGACTTTCTTCATGATCTTTATATGTCCTGCCAGAAGACAGATCTAAACAGCTTTTGTGAGTTACTTGCATCCAAACAGGTCAAGTTGATTACCAAGCCGGAAGCCATAGACAG TGATGTCACCGAAGACGAGGCCAGAAATTTCATGGTTAAAAGGGAACCCAAAATTGAGTAA
- the LOC122079172 gene encoding ATP-dependent DNA helicase 2 subunit KU80 isoform X2: MARNKEGLILLLDVSPSMHNIIPEIEKVCSMLIQKKLIYGKSDEVGVVLFGTEDTDNELTKEVGGYEHVVVLRHIKVVDGDMIQALQKLPRGTAAGDFLDAIVVGMDMMIKKYGPTNKGKKRFCLLTNPLYCIKEPYEGTKEDQIDTIATQMNSHGMKLDCVILRGKLTGDADQRILDENDHLLNRFSKRTCGKLVYVESPTSLLGALRTRNISPVTVFRGDLELSPRMKIKVWVYKKTSEEKFPTLKKYSDKAPPTDRFATHEVKVDYEYKSVEDSDKVVPPEQRIKGYRYGPQVVPISSAEWDAVKFKPEKGVKLLGFTNASNIMRHYYMKDVYIFIAEPGNTRAIQAVSAIARAMKEMNKVAILRCVWRQGQGNVVVGVLTPNLSNQDNIPDSFYFNVLPFADDVREFQFPSFRSFPSSWQPNEQQQEAADNLVKMLDLAPTGKEEALHTDFTPNPVLERFYRFLELKSKQPGAAVPPLDNTLKRITEPDPELLSQNKSVVDELCKQFKLKENPKIKKLSKRMWREKPSRSNEERSVKDTGTDAQGGNLIKVERIGDLTPVQDFEAMMSRRDSTEWVIKAIGNMKGFIFNLLENSYEQDNYEKALECLTSLRKACVLEQFNDFLHDLYMSCQKTDLNSFCELLASKQVKLITKPEAIDSDVTEDEARNFMVKREPKIE, encoded by the exons ATGGCTCGAAATAAG GAAGGATTGATTTTGCTGCTCGATGTCAGTCCATCAATGCACAATATTATCCCCGAGATTGAAAAAGTCTGCTCCATGCTTATACAAAAGAAG CTAATTTATGGCAAAAGTGATGAAGTTGGAGTTGTTCTATTTGGAACTGAAG ACACTGATAATGAGCTGACAAAGGAAGTGGGTGGCTATGAACATGTCGTAGTGCTACGACATATCAAAGTTGTTGATGGAGATATGATTCAAGCTTTACAAAAGCTCCCCAGGGGAACTGCAGCTGGTGATT TTCTGGATGCAATTGTGGTGGGAATGGATATGATGATAAAGAAATATGGACCTACAAACAAGGGGAAGAAACGCTTTTGTCTTTTGACGAACCCATTGTACTGCATTAAAGAGCCGTATGAGGGAACAAAAGAGGATCAGATTGATACCATTGCTACACAAATGAATTCTCATGGCATGAAACTGGATTGTGTAATCTTGAGAGGCAAATTAACTGGTGATGCAGATCAAAGGATACTAGATGAGAATGATCATCTACTGAATCGATTTTCAAAGAGGACTTGTGGAAAACTGGTATATGTTGAAAGTCCTACATCCCTGTTAGGTGCTCTCAGAACTCGAAATATATCTCCTGTTACAGTATTCAGGGGTGACCTTGAATTAAGCCCCAGAATGAAAATCAAG GTGTGGGTTTACAAGAAAACCTCTGAGGAGAAGTTTCCCACACTAAAGAAGTATTCTGATAAAGCACCTCCAACTGATAGATTTGCTACTCATGAAGTTAAGGTAGATTATGAATATAAAAGCGTTGAAGATTCAGATAAAGTTGTACCCCCAGAACAAAGGATAAAAGGTTATCGCTATGGACCTCAAGTAGTCCCTATTTCATCTGCTGAATGGGATGCAGTAAAGTTCAAGCCAGAAAAGGGTGTGAAGCTTCTGGGATTTACAAATGCTTCTAACATAATGCG GCACTATTATATGAAAGATGTGTACATCTTCATTGCTGAACCCGGAAACACAAGGGCCATTCAAGCAGTTTCTGCAATAGCAAGAGCAATGAAGGAAATGAATAAGGTGGCGATTCTACGGTGTGTATGGAGACAAGGGCAGGGGAATGTCGTTGTTGGTGTTTTGACACCAAATTTGTCCAATCAGGATAACATT CCGGATTCGTTTTACTTCAATGTACTTCCTTTTGCTGACGATGTTCGAGAGTTTCAGTTTCCCTCCTTTAGGAGTTTCCCTTCATCGTGGCAGCCAAATGAACAACAGCAAGAGGCAGCGGATAACTTGGTCAAGATGCTTGACCTTGCACCAACAGGCAAAGAAGAAGCTTTGCATACTGATTTTACACCGAATCCTGTCTTGGAG CGCTTCTATCGATTTCTTGAATTAAAATCAAAGCAGCCAGGTGCCGCAGTTCCTCCACTTGACAACACTCTTAAAAGAATAACTGAACCTGATCCCGAACTTCTTTCTCAAAACAAGTCTGTCGTAGATGAACTTTGTAAGCAGTTTAAGCTCAAGGAAAATCCAAAG ATAAAGAAGTTATCTAAACGAATGTGGAGAGAAAAACCGTCAAGATCAAATGAGGAGAGGAGTGTGAAAGATACTGGTACTGATGCTCAAGGTGGCAATTTGATTAAGGTTGAGAGGATTGGAGATTTGACCCCTGTCCAAGATTTTGAAGCCATGATGTCACGTAGAGATAGCACGGAGTGGGTCATTAAGGCAATTGGCAATATGAAAGGTTTTATCTTTAACCTGCTGGAGAACTCCTATGAACAGGACAACTATGAAAAGGCATTGGAATGCTTAACTTCTCTTCGAAAAGCTTGCGTCCTTGAGCAG TTCAACGACTTTCTTCATGATCTTTATATGTCCTGCCAGAAGACAGATCTAAACAGCTTTTGTGAGTTACTTGCATCCAAACAGGTCAAGTTGATTACCAAGCCGGAAGCCATAGACAG TGATGTCACCGAAGACGAGGCCAGAAATTTCATGGTTAAAAGGGAACCCAAAATTGAGTAA
- the LOC122078656 gene encoding protein cornichon homolog 4-like, translated as MDGVIFSWLLSFFLEIAIVCLIVYQLMCLADLEFDYINPYDSTRRINSVIFPEFVIQGVLSFLFLVTGHWFMFLLCVPYLCYNVRMYMRRQHLADITEIFNMLNWEKKQRLVKLAYLVIFLFLTIFWLIYSVLEDDV; from the exons ATGGACGGAGTTATTTTTTCATGGCTCTTGTCCTTTTTCCTCGAAATCGCTATCGTCTGCCTCATCGTTTACCAG CTCATGTGTTTAGCGGACCTTGAGTTTGATTATATCAACCCTTATGATTCAACTAGACGGATAAACAGCGTGATTTTCCCAGAATTTGTCATACAAGGagtcctttccttcctctttcttgtAACAGGGCACTGGTTTATGTTTTTGTTGTGTGTTCCATACCTTTGCTATAATGTCAGAAT GTACATGCGGAGGCAGCATTTGGCAGACATTACTGAGATCTTCAATATGCTCAACTGGGAAAAGAAGCAACGGCTTGTCAAGCTGGCCTACCTTGttatcttcctcttcctcactATATTCTG GTTGATTTATAGCGTATTGGAGGATGATGTGTGA
- the LOC122079173 gene encoding peptidyl-prolyl cis-trans isomerase FKBP53-like — protein MVFWGVELKPGKPHTHQFDAAPGTLHISHATLGIGKSTKRTLVQCNVGNTRPIFICSLLPDKTESCPLDLEFEEDDDVVFSVLGPHSVHLSGFYLGNVWNSGGYGDADDTDSHGEDVEETQKEKSTDNNTKDEYEVHFEDIDLEAYPPLPAPNSGVVIEEILGGEKVPNENGNNRHPGKKDQPSNSDDSGSSQRQIGVSGSADAPVLESEDEYGFPITSSFSRVPTLQKKEANVKEKMNKKIANKGKSKRKEESDLVSGLKKKCDSVQDGDSEGSLHGRWEESSKKVTTSPKSATKSAKKDESQVEGITKMSSKRKNTPVKEETSEMQHGAIDYGDYGENLVGSKIKVYWPQDRMFYEGVITYFDPVKMKHKVCYSDGDVEILSLSKQRWQFIKEDDVAGGQETDLASPEASSDIHRKKKVKTESDSSAKQGKTDASAKRAGGVSTRKSKSKATKSGSEFNEDVKLSSKSKDDSPKTVHISKFSDGIIPNNIDVGASATGDHSKERKTRTRPQRTMRMQRYSEVMIQEDDANAKATRSRLKKVI, from the exons ATGGTCTTCTGGG GTGTTGAATTAAAGCCTGGAAAACCACACACACATCAATTCGACGCTGCGCCAGGAACGCTTCACATATCTCAT GCAACTTTGGGTATTGGGAAGTCGACGAAGAGGACTTTGGTGCAGTGTAATGTAGGGAATACGAGACCTATTTTCATATGCTCCTTGTTACCTGATAAGACTGAGTCATGCCCGTTGGACCTTGAATTTGAGGAGGACGACGATGTCGTTTTCTCTGTTCTTGGCCCCCATAGCGTTCATCTCTCTGGTTTCTATCTCGGAAATGTTTGGAATTCTGGCGGATACGGTGATGCGGATGATAC TGATTCTCATGGAGAGGACGTCGAGGAGACACAGAAAGAGAAGTCAACTGATAATAATACTAAAGATGAATATGAGGTTCATTTCGAGGACATTGATCTTGAAGCTTACCCACCTTTACCTGCTCCCAACAGTGGAG TTGTGATCGAGGAGATATTGGGCGGTGAGAAGGTTCCTAATGAGAATGGTAACAACAGACATCCTGGTAAGAAGGACCAACCGAGTAATTCTGATGATAGCGGCAGTTCTCAACGTCAAATTGGTGTGAGTGGTAGTGCTGATGCTCCAGTTTTGGAAAGTGAAGATGAATATGGTTTCCCCATTACCTCTTCATTCAGTCGCGTTCCCACTCTtcagaagaaagaagcaaacgTGAAAGAGAAGATGAATAAGAAAATAGCCAACAAAGGAAAGagcaagagaaaagaggaaagtgaTCTGGTTTCTGGCCTGAAAAAGAAATGTGACTCTGTTCAAGATGGTGATTCAGAAGG GAGTCTTCATGGTAGATGGGAAGAATCAAGTAAGAAGGTCACAACTTCACCAAAGTCTGCCACAAAGTCAGCGAAGAAGGATGAAAGTCAAGTTGAAGGCATCACAAAGATGTCTTCCAAGAGAAAAAACACTCCAGTGAAGGAAGAGACTTCTGAAATGCAGCATGGTGCTATAGACTATGGTGACTATGGTGAGAATCTGGTTGGTTCCAAGATTAAGGTTTATTGGCCACAAGATCGTATGTTCTATGAAGGTGTCATAACATATTTTGACCCTGTTAAAATGAAACATAAGGTTTGTTACAGTGATGGGGATGTGGAGATACTGTCACTTAGTAAGCAGAGATGGCAATTCATTAAAGAAGATGATGTGGCAGGGGGACAAGAAACTGATCTTGCAAGTCCTGAAGCTTCTTCTGACATTCACCgaaagaagaaagtgaaaacaGAATCAGATTCATCAGCCAAGCAAGGAAAGACAGATGCTTCTGCTAAAAGGGCTGGAGGAGTTTCGACCAGAAAATCCAAAAGCAAAGCTACAAAATCTGGTAGTGAATTCAATGAAGATGTTAAACTCAGCAGTAAATCCAAAGATGATAGCCCTAAAACTGTCCACATATCTAAGTTCTCAGATGGGATTATTCCCAACAACATTGATGTTGGTGCTTCTGCTACTGGAGATCACTCTAAGGAGAGAAAAACAAGAACCAGACCCCAGAGAACAATGAGAATGCAAAGGTATTCAGAAGTCATGATCCAAGAGGATGATGCAAATGCAAAGGCAACACGGTCAAGACTCAAGAAGGTGATATGA